Proteins encoded by one window of Halodesulfovibrio sp. MK-HDV:
- a CDS encoding NADH-quinone oxidoreductase subunit B family protein, whose protein sequence is MSIIDAIKSKAVRSPWLYRINAGSCNGCDVELATTALIPRYDVERLGCKYCGSPKHADIVLITGPVTAMVRDKVLRVYEEIPDPKVTIAVGICPISGGVFRGSYSVPIMLDDIIPVDVNVSGCPPRPQAILEGVAMALDIWKTRI, encoded by the coding sequence ATGTCTATTATCGATGCAATTAAAAGCAAAGCTGTCCGTTCTCCGTGGCTGTACCGTATTAATGCGGGATCATGTAACGGTTGTGACGTTGAACTTGCTACTACAGCGCTTATTCCGCGCTACGACGTTGAACGCCTCGGCTGCAAATACTGCGGCAGTCCGAAGCATGCTGATATTGTCCTTATCACCGGCCCTGTGACCGCTATGGTCAGAGACAAAGTGCTGCGTGTATATGAAGAGATTCCAGACCCAAAGGTAACCATTGCTGTGGGTATTTGCCCAATTTCCGGCGGTGTGTTCCGCGGCAGCTACTCTGTACCTATTATGTTGGACGATATTATTCCTGTTGATGTGAACGTATCTGGCTGTCCTCCTCGCCCTCAGGCTATTCTTGAAGGTGTAGCGATGGCACTGGATATTTGGAAAACACGGATCTAA
- a CDS encoding respiratory chain complex I subunit 1 family protein: MLDMLTHSFHLLIFPGGLFALILGLILKGFDRKICARLQRRVGPPILQPFYDIIKLSQKETIIPDTANKAIFKFAPVFGFMGMMVAAMLIPVPGVWDGASGLGDMLMLLYLLPIPAIAFMLAGSASSSPYGAIGTSREMVLMFAYEIPLLVVLLTVALKAGGADGSEFSLAQVVSYQHANGSFGFNLSMIPAFIAFLCFIPGTMGVVPFDLPEAEPELLEGPLLEYSGPLLAMFNLASALKLVVVMGLGVTLFFPGTIPGGALANLAWFIFKCFMLMLVSVTIVRSATGRLRTDQTFKFYLKYPSVLAYVSLGLTLLLK; encoded by the coding sequence ATGTTAGATATGCTTACACATAGCTTTCACTTACTCATATTCCCGGGCGGGCTGTTCGCTCTGATTCTGGGACTTATTCTAAAAGGTTTTGACCGTAAGATCTGCGCGCGCCTCCAGCGCCGTGTGGGTCCTCCGATCCTTCAGCCTTTCTACGACATCATTAAGTTGAGTCAAAAAGAGACAATCATCCCTGATACCGCAAACAAAGCAATCTTCAAGTTTGCTCCTGTATTCGGCTTCATGGGTATGATGGTAGCAGCAATGCTCATCCCTGTTCCAGGTGTATGGGACGGTGCTTCCGGTCTTGGCGATATGCTGATGCTTCTGTACTTGCTGCCGATTCCTGCGATTGCATTTATGCTCGCAGGTTCCGCGTCCAGCTCTCCGTACGGCGCAATCGGTACTTCCCGTGAAATGGTACTCATGTTCGCGTATGAAATCCCTCTGCTTGTTGTGCTCCTCACTGTTGCACTCAAAGCAGGCGGCGCAGACGGTTCTGAGTTCTCCCTTGCACAGGTTGTGTCATACCAGCACGCAAACGGCTCCTTCGGCTTTAACCTGAGCATGATTCCAGCTTTCATCGCATTCCTCTGCTTCATTCCGGGCACAATGGGCGTAGTACCATTTGACCTGCCGGAAGCTGAGCCGGAACTGCTTGAAGGCCCGCTGCTTGAGTACTCTGGTCCGTTACTTGCCATGTTCAACCTCGCGAGCGCGCTCAAGTTGGTTGTTGTGATGGGTCTCGGCGTGACACTCTTCTTCCCGGGCACAATCCCTGGCGGCGCTCTGGCCAACCTTGCATGGTTCATTTTCAAATGCTTCATGCTCATGCTCGTGTCCGTAACCATTGTTCGCTCTGCGACCGGACGCCTGCGTACTGACCAGACTTTTAAGTTCTACCTCAAGTACCCGTCAGTGCTGGCATACGTGAGTCTTGGACTGACTCTTCTGCTCAAATAA